A DNA window from Halomicrobium mukohataei DSM 12286 contains the following coding sequences:
- a CDS encoding histidine kinase N-terminal 7TM domain-containing protein, which produces MIRLGTRLLSTGEGQSRLFVGSEPVSLLLVLAAAVVGMGVAFLVWLHRDRLGAPPLAVFVTTASLWSMAEGLELAAAGFGEMRTLAQTEVILSTIIPLAWLVTVLEYTGRAEWLTRRRLAGLLVEPLLVTVLVVTARRHALVWQSTGTTVFGNTSVFAPTYGIAFWAHLAYSLALVVVGGVFLGRLLVRSNRLHRWQSTALLGAIAVPMIVHALFVLDALDVVTSGFDPSSLGYVAAGIVLAVGILQRKLFDIGPVTREIGREVVLAEMNDRVLILDGEGRIVDANRAAETLFEGARDDVLGDTLAAVIPDLATALPDTSTERRLELSLESEGEVRYYDVRVAGLSRAYGVLSGRVVSLRDVTERRQREQQLDVLNRLLRHNLRNDLNVVRGNAELLEAAVSGAEHDRIDQITSTTDDLVATSDKIGRIADAVERDERSPIELCSELDAVVRDVGPRFPDGTVTVDCPEPISVTAGSSLWTALEELVDNALRHGGDAPNVTVRVAESVADRQARVDVIDDGPGIDEAEIAAVTSGGETALHHASGVGLWLVTWVVRGYGGTIDFDVEDGTTVTVRLPRADGAVSVDDATPHVTE; this is translated from the coding sequence ATGATCCGGCTCGGGACGCGACTGCTGTCGACCGGCGAGGGCCAGTCGAGACTGTTCGTCGGCTCCGAGCCGGTGTCGCTGCTGCTGGTGTTGGCCGCCGCGGTCGTCGGGATGGGCGTCGCGTTCCTGGTGTGGCTCCACCGAGACCGTCTCGGTGCGCCGCCGTTGGCCGTGTTCGTCACCACGGCCAGCCTGTGGTCGATGGCCGAGGGACTTGAGCTCGCGGCCGCCGGGTTCGGGGAGATGCGCACGCTCGCACAGACTGAGGTGATCCTCTCGACGATCATCCCGCTGGCCTGGCTGGTGACCGTGCTCGAATACACCGGCAGAGCGGAGTGGCTCACCCGTCGTCGGCTGGCAGGGCTGCTGGTAGAGCCGCTGCTCGTTACGGTTCTCGTCGTGACTGCACGTCGCCACGCGCTGGTCTGGCAGTCGACGGGAACGACCGTCTTCGGGAACACGAGCGTCTTTGCGCCGACCTACGGAATCGCCTTCTGGGCACACCTGGCGTACTCGTTGGCGCTGGTCGTCGTCGGCGGCGTGTTTCTCGGGCGTCTCCTCGTTCGGTCGAACCGCCTCCACCGCTGGCAGAGCACTGCGCTGCTGGGCGCGATTGCCGTCCCGATGATCGTCCACGCACTGTTCGTCCTCGACGCTCTCGACGTCGTCACGTCCGGGTTCGACCCGTCGAGCCTGGGCTACGTCGCCGCCGGCATCGTCCTCGCGGTGGGGATCCTGCAACGCAAACTGTTCGACATCGGGCCGGTGACCAGAGAGATCGGTCGCGAAGTCGTCCTCGCCGAGATGAACGATCGGGTGTTGATCCTCGACGGCGAGGGCCGGATCGTCGACGCCAACCGTGCGGCCGAGACGCTGTTCGAGGGGGCGCGCGACGACGTGCTCGGAGACACACTCGCGGCGGTGATCCCCGATCTGGCCACAGCGCTGCCCGACACATCCACGGAGAGACGGCTCGAACTGTCCCTGGAGAGCGAGGGGGAAGTCCGGTATTACGACGTGCGCGTCGCCGGACTGTCCCGCGCCTACGGCGTCCTCTCGGGGCGGGTCGTCAGCCTCCGCGACGTGACCGAACGCCGACAGCGAGAACAGCAACTCGACGTGCTCAATCGGCTCCTGCGGCACAATCTCCGGAACGACCTGAACGTCGTTCGGGGGAACGCCGAGCTTCTCGAAGCGGCCGTCTCGGGCGCGGAGCACGACCGGATCGATCAGATCACGTCGACGACCGACGACCTCGTGGCGACCAGCGACAAGATCGGTCGGATCGCCGACGCGGTCGAGCGCGACGAGCGATCGCCGATCGAGCTGTGCTCGGAGCTCGACGCCGTGGTTCGCGACGTGGGACCGCGGTTCCCGGACGGCACGGTCACCGTCGACTGTCCCGAACCGATCTCCGTCACGGCCGGCTCGTCGCTGTGGACCGCGCTCGAAGAACTCGTCGACAACGCCCTCCGCCACGGTGGCGACGCACCGAACGTCACGGTGCGCGTCGCCGAGAGCGTCGCCGATCGACAGGCCCGTGTCGACGTGATCGACGACGGACCGGGGATCGACGAGGCGGAGATCGCTGCGGTGACCAGCGGCGGGGAGACGGCGCTCCACCACGCTTCCGGGGTCGGACTCTGGCTCGTGACGTGGGTCGTGCGTGGCTACGGCGGCACGATCGACTTCGACGTCGAGGACGGGACGACCGTGACGGTCCGACTGCCGCGGGCCGACGGGGCGGTGAGCGTCGACGACGCGACACCCCACGTGACCGAGTGA
- the tcmP gene encoding three-Cys-motif partner protein TcmP: MANENPSVSQDWIKSKLQRLRDSSIDLWNVAPDVTNEFSSWSALKLILLAATVDMYTNIIPKHREHFYYIDALAGSGISAFPEDDEYFVGSPIIAATMAHDSFDRMYFIEKDGEKANALRERLNHVEDELSKDLNCDDYRILQENSNEVMGDILEEIRRESLYQGESVNTLSFIDNQGLDIHHSGLV, from the coding sequence ATGGCCAATGAAAATCCATCAGTTTCTCAGGACTGGATTAAGAGCAAATTACAGAGGTTGAGAGATTCGTCTATCGATCTTTGGAATGTCGCCCCCGATGTGACAAATGAATTTAGTTCCTGGTCTGCATTGAAACTAATTCTCCTTGCAGCAACAGTCGATATGTATACTAATATTATTCCTAAGCACCGTGAACACTTCTACTATATAGATGCATTGGCAGGATCGGGAATTTCAGCATTTCCAGAAGATGACGAATACTTTGTTGGAAGTCCAATTATTGCTGCAACAATGGCCCACGATTCATTTGACCGAATGTATTTCATTGAAAAAGATGGTGAGAAGGCAAATGCTCTCCGAGAGAGGCTAAACCATGTTGAAGATGAACTTTCTAAGGATTTGAACTGTGATGATTATCGGATTTTACAAGAGAATTCTAATGAGGTGATGGGAGATATACTAGAAGAAATCCGCAGAGAATCACTGTATCAGGGAGAGAGTGTGAACACCCTCTCATTCATCGACAACCAGGGACTGGATATACATCATTCCGGCCTTGTTTAG
- a CDS encoding IS5-like element ISHmu1 family transposase, with protein MKREDEFVSSKLARFTDRVVSLAQKAVVGEPDPAYEEGENGYADWVIVAIHGLREYLDHTYRRLLDVLHEMHGIVAKLDLAVADLPDFTTVCARKQDLEMRIWRVLLRLSAELHDLGDVQAIDATGMDRIAASQHYAKRTNYTFEAVKTTLLSDCKTGAILDIHCSMKQPHDSKIGWQMVKRNLDKLNILTADKGYDWWLLRQRLRAEGVKPVIKHREFGWHGIANNFLQDDTIYHQRSNAESTFFALRRKYGEIVRARTWFGQFRELVLKCAVRNIELSVSHS; from the coding sequence GTGAAGCGGGAAGACGAGTTTGTGTCCAGCAAACTCGCCCGCTTCACTGATCGGGTTGTCTCGCTTGCTCAAAAAGCCGTCGTCGGCGAACCAGATCCAGCGTACGAAGAAGGAGAAAACGGCTACGCAGATTGGGTGATCGTGGCGATTCACGGCCTCCGCGAGTATCTTGATCACACGTATCGGCGGTTGCTGGACGTGCTCCACGAGATGCATGGAATTGTCGCTAAACTCGACCTAGCGGTGGCTGATCTGCCTGATTTCACGACCGTGTGTGCGCGCAAGCAGGATCTGGAAATGCGTATTTGGCGCGTCTTGCTGCGGCTGTCGGCGGAGTTGCACGACCTCGGTGATGTTCAGGCAATTGACGCAACCGGCATGGATCGGATTGCTGCCAGCCAACACTACGCAAAACGGACGAACTACACGTTCGAGGCGGTGAAAACGACCCTTCTGAGTGACTGCAAGACTGGTGCGATCCTAGATATACATTGCTCGATGAAACAACCGCACGATTCCAAGATCGGCTGGCAGATGGTCAAACGCAATCTCGACAAACTGAATATTCTCACCGCCGACAAAGGCTACGACTGGTGGTTACTTCGCCAAAGACTGCGTGCAGAAGGCGTTAAACCGGTGATCAAGCACCGCGAATTCGGCTGGCACGGCATCGCCAACAATTTCTTGCAAGATGATACGATCTACCATCAACGCTCGAACGCCGAATCCACGTTTTTCGCGCTGCGACGCAAATACGGCGAGATCGTTCGGGCTCGAACCTGGTTCGGTCAGTTCCGCGAACTCGTTCTGAAATGTGCTGTCAGAAACATCGAACTCAGCGTCAGCCACTCATGA
- a CDS encoding SPL family radical SAM protein, producing MNIDAESDQRGVSQTTDPTKAVLSNSALHHKNLCNYVINVATGCTHGCKFCYVPSTPNIKTRGDMLKERADVEDSQREWGSYLLYRDDLPERLARKLDRKQKWENEDGGRGVVMISSGTDCYQDRRAAQITRGCVIELVNHGRPVRILTRSPAVVRDLDVFKAADGLVTVGSLIPCLDDEQVRSIEPGAPAPSTRLNALEEISNAGVPVYVSMSPTYPTQDREDLREQLRIFKERLDPDVVFHEPINPRGGNFEMTVQAARDAGQEELANELEKLRDRDNWIEYSKRQLTAVEEIGEELDIPIHLWPDKQFVKYVKEGKEHFKRQIEKNDSPEDYPLGPTSA from the coding sequence ATGAATATCGACGCTGAAAGCGATCAGAGAGGAGTTTCACAAACCACTGATCCCACGAAGGCCGTTCTTTCGAACTCCGCGCTTCATCACAAAAATCTCTGTAACTACGTGATCAACGTGGCCACTGGATGCACTCACGGATGCAAATTCTGCTACGTTCCTTCAACACCGAATATTAAGACCCGAGGAGATATGCTCAAAGAAAGAGCAGATGTAGAAGATAGTCAACGGGAATGGGGAAGCTACCTATTATACCGCGACGATCTCCCCGAACGCCTTGCTCGCAAACTAGACCGAAAGCAGAAGTGGGAAAATGAAGACGGTGGCCGCGGTGTCGTCATGATTTCCAGCGGAACAGACTGCTATCAGGATCGTCGGGCCGCTCAGATCACCCGGGGTTGTGTTATCGAACTCGTCAATCATGGGCGTCCGGTTCGCATACTCACTCGGAGTCCCGCTGTCGTACGTGACCTAGATGTGTTCAAAGCCGCAGATGGGCTGGTAACTGTCGGATCGTTGATCCCGTGCCTTGATGACGAACAGGTTCGATCTATCGAACCCGGCGCACCAGCTCCATCCACACGACTCAATGCTCTCGAAGAGATCAGCAATGCTGGTGTCCCAGTTTACGTTTCGATGTCCCCAACGTATCCGACACAGGACCGCGAAGACCTTCGTGAGCAGCTACGGATATTCAAAGAGCGCCTTGATCCTGATGTCGTATTCCACGAACCGATCAACCCACGTGGAGGCAACTTCGAGATGACTGTTCAGGCCGCTCGTGACGCAGGACAGGAAGAACTGGCCAATGAACTCGAAAAACTCCGAGACCGAGACAACTGGATCGAGTACTCGAAGCGTCAACTTACCGCTGTAGAGGAGATCGGCGAAGAACTCGATATTCCGATTCATCTTTGGCCGGATAAGCAGTTCGTAAAGTACGTGAAAGAGGGTAAAGAGCACTTCAAACGCCAGATCGAAAAGAACGACTCGCCAGAAGATTACCCACTCGGCCCAACCTCTGCCTAA